Below is a window of Clostridiales bacterium DNA.
TGGTCATTACCAACCGTTATGACCAGGATCTGAACCAGCTGCCCGTGGAATAACTGTTAATCATTTGAATATGGGTAATTATGGGACAGGACAGAAATCCGACAGAGGTGGATTATGAGGAAAATGATGAAACTGATTGCGGTACTGCTGACAGTATGTCTTCTGATTCCTGCAACAGGTATGGCGGTTGAGGCACGGGAGGATGAACGCGGATGGGTAGATTTCATCCTGGTGTGCAATGAGGGTATGAACAATTCCGGCGGAAATGCGGGGAACACAATGATGGTGGTGTCCATGAATCCGGATACCGGCAAGATCCGCCTGCTGATGATGGCTTGGGATACGTTTATCGATTATCCCGGTTATGACCTGCCACAGAAGATTGATATGCCTTACCGGAATAATGGACCGGAAGAAACCGTAAAGGTCTTCAATGCCAACTTTGGTATGGATATTCAACTATTCATGTCTCTGAATTACCTGAACCTGGCGTCCATGATTGATGAATACGGCGGCGTTACCGTTGATGTCTCCATGGCGGAGCGCAATGCGTTGAACGCAATGGTTGCCTCGAAGAAGGAAGCTATTCTGTCCCAGGTAGACCTTGGATTGCTCAGCCAGATGTTTGTGGATAACCTGGCCCAGGAGAACTACTTGACCGAATATGGTCCCAATACCAAACTGAAAGGCCTGCAGGCAGTCGGATACGGATGGCTGCAATATGACTCAGTATATAATTGCTGCCTTCGCGAAGTGGAAGTCATAGCTTCCCTGTTTGCGAGCGTTGGTAATACCATCCGGGAGAAGGCGGTTCTGTATACTGATGAATATGGTGCTCCGGAGAACCTGAATGGCCGCCGGGCCATCAACCTGGACAATTTGACAGACAGCGATTATTCTTTCTTCCGTGCACAGATGGATCCGATTTTCCAGATGGCGTACCATAATCTTTCTGAGGATGATATTCACAATATTTCTTTGGCGCTTGCCCGGGCTTCCTATACAGGTTCCAGGCAGGGATTCGATATTTTTGACCATCTGGAATACCGGATTTTCCCGTTGGAAGCCAAAGATCCGTATAACTCGGTTGCCGGTACCAAGGGGCATCTCGTGGATTATGCCGCCAATAAAAAAGCTATGGAGGATTTCCTGTTCTCAGAGGAAATGCTGACAACAGAGGAAAAAGAGTGACATTCCGGAAAGCCGCAGTACTGACCGGAATGGCAGGCTGCGACTCCGGGAAACAATAGCCGTTAGGTTTACATGAATCCTTCCCGTGAATCATGGAGAGATTCGTGTATAGCGGAGCTATGCGCAAAAGCACATGAAATATGGCTTTTGATCCGGCTATAATGGAGATGATGCAGGTGTATGCCTACTGTTTCTTCTGTGAAACACAACGCTGTAAGGTAATTGCGGAACTGATTCGAATGAATTATGGATACATCTGTTTTGCACCTCAGATCATCCAGAGGAAATGGATGAAAGGAATACCGACTGAAGAAGCCCATGATTGGCTTCCGGGTTATATATTTATTTATTCTGATGAGAAAATCAATCCGCGCTTTGCGATTGACGGAATTATTCGTTGTCTCGGGAATGAGGAACTGCATGGTCGGGATCGCGAGTTTGCGGAAATGCTGTATCAGCAAAATGGAATAATTGGCAATGCCCCTCTTGTTCAGGAGGGGGATCTTTGTATTTTATCGGATCCATCCTGGCAAGGAATGCATGGAACAGTAATCAAGATGGATCGCGGCCGGAAAAGATGCTGTATAGAATTTGAGTTTGACGGGATTGCCAGAACGATTTGGGTGGGGTATAATCTTTTGGAACCGGATAAATCAACAGAAAACTCATAATAACACAGAGTCGGGTGGTATTCATGACAAAAAGAAAGACGCTTCCGCTTAGCATCATAAAGATTTTGAATACTCTTTTTGTGATGATTCCCTTTTTGCTCTGTTGGTTTCTGTATTATGAACCCATAACGAACACGGCTGAATCCAGGCAGGTTTCCGCCTTGGTTCTTCTTGTTTATTTCTTTATTTTTTATACACTGTGCCTAAAGCTGGATGGATTTCGTGCTTCAGTCATGCGGGTGTCAGAAATGATTTATTCCCAGATTATCGCAGCAGCACTGACAGATGTGTGTGCCGCGGTTGCAATCTGGATGCTGTCCGTTCATTTTCCCAACCTGTTTCCTGGATTCCTTTGTTTTGTAATCCAGTGTGTAATTGTACCGATAGTATGTTTAATAAACCATTCAACATATTACAAAAATCACAGGCCGCAGAAAACACTTGTGGTATATGATGTACGTCAAGGCGCGGAAAACCTGATCAGTGCGTATGGGATGGAGCAGCGCTTTGAAGTAATCGGGGTTTCTCCCATTGAAGAAGTACTCGAGAACATCAGCATCCTTGATCAGGCAGAGGTTGTATTCCTCTGTGGCATTCACAGCAGCGATCGAAATCAGGTGTTGAAGGAATGTATGTATCGGGATCTGCAGGTATATATTATTCCCCGGATTGGTGATGCGCTGATGAGTGGAGCAGAGCAGATGCACATGTTCCATCTGCCTATGCTGCGCAGTAAGCGATACCAGCCCTATTCTGAATACAGGGCGGTAAAGCGTTTTCTGGATATCGTATTTTCTGGAATCGCGCTTGTGCTGTTTTCTCCGATCATGCTGATAACCGCAATTGCGATCAAAACTGACGGCGGTCCGGTATTCTACAAGCAGACCAGGCTGACGATAAATGGAAAGGAATTTAAAATATTGAAATTCCGCAGCATGTGTGTGGATGCGGAGAAGAAGACAGGTGCTGTCCTGAGTTCCGGGAAGGATGATCCTCGGATCACCAAGGTTGGCAAGATTATCCGTGCGTGTCGTGTGGATGAAATGCCCCAGCTGATCAACATTTTTAAGGGGGATATGAGTATTGTGGGCCCCCGCCCGGAACGGCCGGAGATCGCAGCAATTTACGAAGAAGAACTTCCTGA
It encodes the following:
- a CDS encoding LCP family protein; the protein is MMKLIAVLLTVCLLIPATGMAVEAREDERGWVDFILVCNEGMNNSGGNAGNTMMVVSMNPDTGKIRLLMMAWDTFIDYPGYDLPQKIDMPYRNNGPEETVKVFNANFGMDIQLFMSLNYLNLASMIDEYGGVTVDVSMAERNALNAMVASKKEAILSQVDLGLLSQMFVDNLAQENYLTEYGPNTKLKGLQAVGYGWLQYDSVYNCCLREVEVIASLFASVGNTIREKAVLYTDEYGAPENLNGRRAINLDNLTDSDYSFFRAQMDPIFQMAYHNLSEDDIHNISLALARASYTGSRQGFDIFDHLEYRIFPLEAKDPYNSVAGTKGHLVDYAANKKAMEDFLFSEEMLTTEEKE
- a CDS encoding exopolysaccharide biosynthesis polyprenyl glycosylphosphotransferase; translation: MTKRKTLPLSIIKILNTLFVMIPFLLCWFLYYEPITNTAESRQVSALVLLVYFFIFYTLCLKLDGFRASVMRVSEMIYSQIIAAALTDVCAAVAIWMLSVHFPNLFPGFLCFVIQCVIVPIVCLINHSTYYKNHRPQKTLVVYDVRQGAENLISAYGMEQRFEVIGVSPIEEVLENISILDQAEVVFLCGIHSSDRNQVLKECMYRDLQVYIIPRIGDALMSGAEQMHMFHLPMLRSKRYQPYSEYRAVKRFLDIVFSGIALVLFSPIMLITAIAIKTDGGPVFYKQTRLTINGKEFKILKFRSMCVDAEKKTGAVLSSGKDDPRITKVGKIIRACRVDEMPQLINIFKGDMSIVGPRPERPEIAAIYEEELPEFKLRLQAKAGLTGYAQVYGKYNTTPYDKLLMDLIYISCASLFVDLRIGIETLRILFDKRSTEGLDDESVMLIYSERRNKKSE